A stretch of the Archangium violaceum genome encodes the following:
- a CDS encoding serine hydrolase — MKRFVLAAALSLGASWNTAHAEPSLESRSHFCLETEGSLSVQMKERIDTFVGQRMQHGHIPGLSLVVLREGRPVYVRGYGSSNLESGEPMTSCSLVSIGSTTKSMTALALMQLVERGLVDLEAPVTRYIPWFQTADGKGSGILVKQLLSHTSGMPAKSLLEGTTDAGALERRVRSFSQLSLAFPPGQGWMYSNTGYAVMGLIVQKVSGMSYERYLASHVFQPLGMNHTTFGPPADRTAPLAQGYVWTRGETRPAPMLLAREQHPAGSSTYSSARDVSYYLAALLAKGQGLHGRVITPESLREMWLPAAATSATESYGYGWELGSMFGRQAVYHNGSVIGGGSMFILFPEENLAVATLANLNGAHQQELAKGVAALLLGAEPPPAPPLVYRPPSTFVPDPSVWEKYVGNYLLPIFGVMRIYVSSGKLLADWTYTTPTQVLEFEPYGDNDFVIRHHLGINEGMNVSFQGTPDGQVYLLLDGQPFGRRL, encoded by the coding sequence ATGAAGAGATTCGTCCTCGCCGCCGCGCTCTCCCTGGGCGCCAGTTGGAATACCGCCCACGCCGAGCCCTCGTTGGAGTCGCGCTCCCACTTCTGTCTGGAGACGGAGGGCTCCCTGTCCGTGCAGATGAAGGAGCGCATCGACACGTTCGTCGGACAGCGGATGCAGCATGGCCACATCCCCGGGCTCTCGCTGGTGGTCCTGCGTGAAGGCAGGCCCGTGTACGTCCGGGGTTACGGGAGCAGCAACCTGGAATCGGGCGAGCCGATGACCTCGTGCTCCCTCGTGTCGATCGGTTCGACCACCAAGTCCATGACGGCGTTGGCCCTCATGCAGCTGGTGGAGCGGGGGCTGGTGGACCTGGAGGCGCCGGTGACGCGCTACATCCCCTGGTTCCAGACCGCGGACGGGAAGGGCAGTGGAATCCTCGTGAAGCAACTCCTGTCACATACCTCGGGAATGCCAGCGAAATCCCTCCTGGAGGGCACCACGGATGCCGGTGCGTTGGAGCGCCGGGTGCGCTCCTTCTCCCAGTTGAGCCTCGCCTTCCCGCCGGGCCAGGGTTGGATGTATTCCAACACGGGTTACGCCGTCATGGGACTCATCGTCCAGAAGGTGTCAGGTATGTCTTATGAGCGATACCTGGCGAGCCACGTCTTCCAGCCCCTGGGGATGAATCACACCACTTTCGGCCCTCCAGCCGATAGGACCGCTCCCCTGGCTCAGGGCTACGTGTGGACACGAGGGGAGACCCGCCCCGCGCCCATGCTGCTCGCACGTGAGCAGCACCCGGCCGGGTCCTCGACCTATTCCTCCGCCCGCGACGTGAGCTACTACCTGGCCGCGTTGCTCGCGAAGGGTCAGGGCCTTCATGGCCGCGTCATCACCCCGGAGTCCCTCCGCGAGATGTGGTTGCCCGCCGCGGCCACCTCCGCGACCGAGTCCTATGGGTATGGTTGGGAGCTGGGGTCGATGTTCGGACGGCAGGCCGTCTACCACAATGGAAGTGTGATCGGCGGCGGCTCCATGTTCATCCTCTTCCCCGAGGAGAACCTCGCGGTGGCGACGCTCGCCAACCTGAACGGCGCCCACCAGCAGGAGTTGGCCAAGGGTGTTGCCGCGCTGCTGTTGGGCGCCGAGCCTCCTCCGGCTCCCCCTCTGGTCTACCGGCCTCCCAGCACCTTCGTGCCGGACCCCTCGGTGTGGGAGAAGTACGTGGGCAACTACCTCCTCCCCATCTTTGGCGTGATGCGGATCTATGTGTCGTCGGGCAAGCTGCTGGCGGATTGGACCTATACGACGCCTACCCAGGTCCTGGAATTCGAGCCCTACGGTGACAATGATTTCGTCATCCGGCATCACCTTGGCATCAACGAGGGGATGAACGTGAGCTTCCAGGGCACCCCGGATGGCCAGGTCTACCTGCTGTTGGATGGTCAGCCTTTTGGCCGCCGGCTGTAA
- a CDS encoding penicillin-binding transpeptidase domain-containing protein gives MRRVSRRGWRVEVSAAAALFLAACVSVRGRPAEGPLDEAQLYLRAWAGGDYAALRHVVADPPANLEEQHQRFRDDLRILSSRFELDRVHHEADSAVVTFRAIHVLRGLGEWEVNSALRFVRREGIWWVRWTPAVLHPEAREGDRFSRTRTRSERADILDGKGQPLTHLGEVITIGVEPRRIQNRAAVASALQAQLGVDPVRFQKVLNAPGVAPDHFLPIIDVRPERYQLVRPALAPVPGIFFRRKKNVRLSPAEGFAAHTLGRVGEITAELLAQLGPTYQPGDLVGVSGLELAYEPQLAGTPSGEVRLTRPSGEARVIHRFEGTPGTPLRTTLLPEVQSAAEMALEGVALPAALVAVDTATGAILAIVSRPLEVPLHRALTGRYPPGSTFKVVTSEALLAEGLSADSPVSCPPTVTVGGKQFRNFEGEAFGNTRLRTVFAHSCNTAFVTLAAGLEPDALGAAARRFGFNVEYQVGLPSPGASFPEPRDETERAAAAIGQGRVLATPLHMASVAAAAESGRWRAPYLVANVEEHPSASLSPGTRAPLHALMRAVVTEGSGRSAAGIPGLAGKTGTAEFGSGTPLPTHAWFIGFHKGIGFAVLVEGGGVGGRVAVPIAARFAAAL, from the coding sequence GTGCGGCGCGTGTCACGGCGAGGATGGAGGGTTGAAGTCAGCGCCGCGGCTGCCCTGTTCCTGGCGGCCTGCGTCTCTGTGAGAGGGCGGCCCGCGGAGGGCCCGCTCGATGAGGCCCAGCTCTATCTGCGGGCCTGGGCCGGGGGCGACTACGCCGCCCTGAGGCACGTGGTGGCCGATCCACCGGCCAACCTCGAGGAGCAACACCAGCGCTTCCGCGACGATCTGCGCATCCTCTCGTCCCGCTTCGAGCTCGACCGCGTCCATCACGAAGCGGACAGCGCCGTGGTCACCTTCCGAGCCATCCACGTGCTGCGAGGGCTGGGCGAGTGGGAGGTGAACAGCGCGCTGCGCTTCGTGCGCCGCGAGGGAATCTGGTGGGTGCGCTGGACGCCAGCGGTGCTGCACCCCGAGGCACGCGAGGGCGATCGCTTCTCGCGCACGAGGACGCGCTCGGAGCGGGCCGACATCCTGGACGGAAAGGGCCAACCCCTCACCCACCTGGGCGAGGTCATCACCATTGGCGTCGAGCCCCGGCGCATCCAGAATCGCGCCGCCGTCGCCTCGGCGCTCCAGGCGCAGCTGGGCGTGGATCCGGTGCGGTTCCAAAAGGTGCTGAACGCGCCGGGCGTGGCGCCCGATCACTTCCTGCCCATCATCGACGTGCGGCCCGAGCGCTACCAGTTGGTGCGCCCGGCGCTGGCACCCGTGCCTGGCATCTTCTTCCGCCGCAAGAAGAACGTCCGGCTCTCCCCTGCCGAGGGCTTCGCCGCGCATACCCTGGGCCGGGTGGGAGAGATAACGGCCGAGCTGCTCGCGCAGCTGGGCCCGACCTACCAACCGGGAGACCTCGTGGGCGTGTCCGGGCTGGAGCTGGCGTATGAGCCACAGCTCGCGGGAACCCCCTCGGGCGAGGTACGCCTCACCCGCCCCTCCGGCGAGGCGCGCGTCATCCATCGCTTCGAGGGAACGCCGGGCACACCGCTGCGCACCACGCTGCTCCCGGAGGTGCAATCGGCCGCGGAGATGGCGCTCGAGGGAGTGGCCCTGCCCGCGGCGCTCGTCGCGGTGGACACCGCCACGGGCGCCATCCTGGCCATCGTCAGCCGGCCGCTCGAGGTGCCCCTGCACCGGGCCCTCACCGGCCGCTATCCGCCCGGCTCGACGTTCAAGGTCGTCACGTCGGAAGCACTGCTCGCCGAGGGACTGAGCGCGGATTCCCCGGTGTCATGCCCGCCCACGGTGACGGTGGGCGGTAAGCAGTTCCGCAACTTCGAGGGCGAGGCGTTCGGCAATACCCGCCTGCGCACGGTCTTCGCCCACTCGTGCAACACCGCCTTCGTGACGCTGGCGGCCGGCCTCGAGCCAGACGCGCTCGGAGCCGCGGCCCGCCGCTTCGGGTTCAACGTGGAGTACCAGGTGGGCCTTCCGTCTCCGGGTGCCTCGTTTCCCGAGCCCCGGGACGAGACCGAGCGGGCCGCGGCGGCCATCGGACAGGGACGCGTGCTGGCCACGCCGCTGCACATGGCCTCGGTCGCGGCGGCGGCCGAGTCGGGCAGGTGGCGCGCGCCCTACCTCGTGGCCAACGTCGAGGAGCACCCGAGTGCCTCGCTCTCGCCCGGCACCCGAGCGCCCCTGCACGCGCTGATGCGCGCCGTCGTCACCGAGGGCTCGGGCCGATCGGCCGCAGGCATACCGGGGCTCGCGGGCAAGACGGGCACGGCCGAATTCGGAAGCGGCACGCCGCTGCCCACGCATGCCTGGTTCATCGGCTTTCACAAAGGCATCGGATTCGCAGTCCTGGTGGAGGGCGGAGGAGTAGGCGGTCGAGTCGCCGTGCCCATCGCCGCGAGGTTCGCCGCGGCCTTGTGA